Proteins from a single region of Scylla paramamosain isolate STU-SP2022 chromosome 13, ASM3559412v1, whole genome shotgun sequence:
- the LOC135106567 gene encoding gamma-aminobutyric acid receptor-associated protein-like 1 — protein MKGYSRRWEFSDQHTVEERKGLARRMKRHQPGNVPVVLGRAAQCRVGTYQELRVSAPGHMSLAQLHLALRTRIEVNPRHSIIFFIGNTLAPVTCTLASLYHNHANTDHFLYVTFCEENFQG, from the exons ATGAAGGGATACAGCAGACGATGGGAGTTCTCGGACCAGCAcacggtggaggagaggaaagggctAGCTCGCCGCATGAAGCGCCACCAGCCAGGCAACGTGCCCGTCGTGCTGGGCCGCGCCGCGCA GTGCCGCGTGGGGACCTACCAGGAACTGCGGGTGAGTGCCCCAGGACACATGAGCCTGGCACAGCTGCACCTCGCGCTAAGAACCCGGATTGAGGTGAATCCCCGCCActccatcattttcttcatcGGCAACACCCTGGCGCCTGTCACCTGCACCTTGGCCAGCCTGTACCACAACCACGCCAACACAGATCACTTCCTGTACGTCACCTTCTGCGAGGAAAACTTCCAGGGCTAA